A window of Pseudodesulfovibrio hydrargyri contains these coding sequences:
- a CDS encoding phosphoribosylformylglycinamidine synthase subunit PurS yields MLCRVIVGLKEGVRDVLGEKIARKIKSELGMDVRDVRMVNVFTLEGATREQVDLVLERAALHDPVLHEVSLKPLARDFDWIIEVGFRPGVTDNEGRTARETMGVVLGLTKGEREGIKVYTSRQYLIQADMDDAGAHRIAKDLLANELIQRFEYKSAAQWADNPGFEAKAARVTGQASDEVAVIPLSTMSDDELMDFSRANTLALSLRELHDIRAYFAGPAVKAEREKIGLSADPTDAEIEVLAQTWSEHCKHKIFSAKIEYENAETGKTVEYSSLYKTFIQGSTKQIRARNAAVREGGDYCLSVFKDNAGVIKFSESINVCVKMETHNSPSALDPYGGALTGIVGVNRDPMGTGMGANLLCNTDVFCFASPFHEGELPPRLLHPRRVFEGVREGVEHGGNKSGIPTVNGSIVFDERYLGKPLVYCGTIGTMPVTVSGHPSYEKCALPGDVIVMSGGRIGADGIHGATFSSEELHEGSPATAVQIGDPITQRKMYDFLMRARDLGLYHAITDNGAGGLSSSVGEMAEDSGGFDMDLKKAPLKYDGLRPWEILISEAQERMTMAVPADKLDEFMRLSDEMDVESTALGTFTDSGKYLVRYGDKLVTCLDMDFLHHGVPQMELKAVWKRPVIAQDSVPVADDQDGLLKAMLGRLNICSKEYVVRQYDHEVQGKSAVKPMVGVKADGPSDAGVIRPEYGSDRGLVVSHGICPQFSDYDTYWMMANAIDEAVRNAVAVGGDVNYMAGVDNFCWCDPVQSESTPDGHYKLAQLVRANQALAHYCLGFGVPCVSGKDSMKNDYKGGGRKISIPPTVLFSIIGVIPDVNRCMTSDFKKPGDLIYVLGLTRPEMGGSEIAAQLGFSDAHVPQVDLGTAKTRYETVFAASQAGLITACHDCSDGGLGVALAEMCLGGRLGADVDLDSVPACGELNLTGLLYAESASRLVVSVAPADRERFEGLFAGQACARIGSVSESPVLSGTLAGRKVLESNVENLARAFKETLAW; encoded by the coding sequence ATGCTTTGTCGTGTGATCGTTGGACTGAAGGAAGGCGTCCGGGACGTGCTGGGCGAGAAGATCGCCCGCAAGATCAAGAGCGAACTCGGCATGGACGTGCGCGACGTGCGCATGGTCAACGTGTTCACCCTGGAAGGCGCGACCCGGGAGCAGGTGGACCTGGTACTGGAACGGGCCGCCCTGCACGATCCGGTCCTGCACGAGGTCTCGCTTAAGCCCCTGGCGCGCGATTTCGACTGGATCATCGAGGTCGGCTTCAGGCCCGGCGTGACCGACAACGAGGGCCGCACCGCCCGCGAGACCATGGGCGTGGTCCTCGGGCTGACCAAGGGAGAGCGCGAGGGGATCAAGGTCTACACCTCGCGCCAGTACCTGATTCAGGCCGACATGGACGACGCGGGCGCGCACCGCATCGCCAAGGATCTGCTCGCCAACGAGCTGATCCAGCGCTTCGAGTACAAGTCCGCGGCCCAGTGGGCCGACAATCCCGGCTTCGAGGCCAAGGCCGCCCGGGTCACGGGCCAGGCCTCGGACGAGGTGGCTGTCATTCCCCTGTCGACCATGTCCGACGACGAGCTGATGGACTTTTCCCGGGCCAACACCCTGGCCCTGTCGCTCAGGGAGCTGCACGACATCCGCGCCTACTTCGCCGGCCCGGCGGTAAAGGCCGAGCGCGAAAAGATCGGCCTGTCCGCCGACCCCACGGACGCCGAGATCGAGGTCCTGGCCCAGACCTGGTCCGAGCACTGCAAGCACAAGATCTTTTCCGCGAAGATCGAGTACGAGAACGCGGAGACCGGCAAGACCGTCGAGTACTCCAGCCTGTACAAGACCTTCATCCAGGGCTCGACCAAGCAGATCCGCGCGCGCAACGCGGCCGTCAGAGAGGGCGGCGACTACTGCCTGTCCGTGTTCAAGGACAACGCGGGCGTGATCAAGTTCTCCGAGTCCATCAACGTCTGCGTCAAGATGGAGACCCACAACTCCCCGTCCGCGCTCGACCCCTACGGCGGGGCCCTGACCGGCATCGTAGGCGTCAACCGCGACCCCATGGGCACGGGCATGGGCGCGAACCTGCTGTGCAACACCGACGTCTTCTGCTTCGCCTCCCCGTTCCACGAAGGCGAGCTGCCGCCCAGGCTGCTGCACCCGCGCCGCGTGTTCGAGGGCGTGCGCGAGGGCGTGGAGCACGGCGGCAACAAGTCCGGCATCCCGACCGTGAACGGGTCCATCGTCTTCGACGAGCGCTACCTGGGCAAGCCCCTGGTCTACTGCGGGACCATCGGGACCATGCCGGTCACGGTGTCCGGCCACCCGTCCTACGAGAAGTGCGCCCTGCCCGGCGACGTCATCGTCATGTCCGGCGGCCGCATCGGCGCGGACGGCATCCATGGCGCGACCTTCTCGTCCGAGGAGCTGCACGAGGGCTCCCCGGCCACGGCGGTCCAGATCGGCGACCCCATCACCCAGCGCAAGATGTACGACTTTCTCATGCGCGCCCGCGACCTCGGGCTGTACCACGCCATCACCGACAACGGGGCGGGCGGCCTGTCCTCCTCGGTGGGCGAGATGGCCGAGGACTCCGGCGGCTTCGACATGGACCTGAAAAAGGCCCCGCTCAAGTACGACGGCCTGCGCCCGTGGGAGATCCTCATCTCCGAGGCCCAGGAGCGCATGACCATGGCCGTGCCCGCCGACAAGCTCGACGAGTTCATGCGCCTGTCCGACGAGATGGACGTTGAGTCCACCGCGCTCGGCACCTTCACCGATTCGGGCAAGTACCTGGTGCGCTACGGCGACAAGCTGGTCACCTGCCTGGACATGGATTTCCTGCACCACGGCGTGCCCCAGATGGAACTCAAGGCCGTCTGGAAGCGCCCGGTCATCGCCCAGGACTCGGTGCCCGTGGCCGACGACCAGGACGGGCTGCTCAAGGCCATGCTCGGCCGGTTGAACATCTGCTCCAAGGAGTACGTGGTCCGGCAGTACGACCACGAGGTCCAGGGCAAGTCCGCGGTCAAGCCCATGGTCGGCGTCAAGGCCGACGGCCCGTCGGACGCGGGCGTCATCCGGCCCGAGTACGGCTCGGACCGGGGACTGGTCGTCTCCCACGGCATCTGCCCGCAGTTCTCGGACTATGACACCTACTGGATGATGGCCAACGCCATCGACGAGGCCGTGCGCAATGCGGTGGCCGTGGGCGGCGACGTGAACTACATGGCCGGCGTGGACAACTTCTGCTGGTGCGACCCGGTCCAGTCCGAGTCCACCCCGGACGGCCACTACAAGCTGGCCCAGCTGGTCCGCGCCAACCAGGCCCTGGCCCACTACTGCCTCGGCTTCGGCGTGCCCTGCGTGTCCGGCAAGGACTCCATGAAGAACGACTACAAGGGCGGCGGCCGCAAGATTTCCATTCCGCCCACCGTGCTCTTCTCGATCATCGGCGTCATCCCGGACGTGAACAGGTGCATGACCTCGGACTTCAAGAAGCCGGGCGACCTGATCTACGTCCTCGGCCTGACCAGGCCCGAGATGGGCGGCAGCGAGATCGCGGCCCAGCTCGGCTTTTCTGACGCCCACGTGCCCCAGGTCGACCTGGGGACCGCAAAGACGCGCTACGAGACTGTGTTCGCGGCCTCCCAGGCCGGGCTGATCACCGCCTGCCACGACTGCTCGGACGGCGGCCTGGGCGTGGCCCTGGCCGAGATGTGCCTGGGCGGACGCCTCGGCGCGGACGTGGACCTGGATAGTGTGCCCGCCTGCGGCGAGCTCAACCTGACCGGCCTGCTCTACGCCGAATCCGCCAGCCGTCTGGTGGTTTCCGTGGCCCCGGCCGACCGCGAGCGGTTCGAGGGCCTGTTCGCCGGGCAGGCCTGCGCCCGCATCGGCAGTGTCTCGGAATCCCCCGTCCTGAGCGGTACCCTGGCCGGGCGCAAGGTCCTGGAGTCGAACGTGGAGAATCTGGCCCGCGCCTTCAAGGAGACCCTGGCCTGGTAA
- a CDS encoding polyprenyl synthetase family protein has translation MDELLRFFQRELPGINDFLDREAGQLNGLVRDVAKYIIGSGGKRIRPMLTLLFARALGYAKDDYHAIASALELLHSATLLHDDYLDDAELRRGRDAAHLVFGRTETILAGDALLALANEMGARYGNPRLSWLLARGIMETAAGEIEEIEFSRNPSLDRDIYMRIIIGKTARLIECACRCGVALAGGSPEREDAAGEFGLNLGIAFQLVDDALDYASPTSETGKPEGGDLREGKVTLPLILLMEEGDEAGTEVLLEALKEGSLSEAQAADILDQVREGGYSGKTREEAALYVEKAKACLEGFKPGEELVVLRQAADFVLTRTK, from the coding sequence ATGGACGAACTGCTGCGCTTTTTTCAACGGGAACTTCCCGGGATAAATGATTTTCTCGACCGCGAGGCCGGCCAGCTCAACGGGCTGGTCCGGGACGTCGCCAAATACATCATCGGGTCCGGCGGCAAGCGCATCCGGCCCATGCTCACGCTCCTGTTCGCCCGCGCGCTCGGCTACGCCAAGGACGACTACCACGCCATCGCCAGCGCCCTGGAACTGCTCCATTCCGCCACCCTGCTGCACGACGACTACCTGGACGACGCCGAACTGCGGCGCGGCCGGGACGCGGCCCATCTGGTCTTCGGCCGGACCGAGACCATCCTGGCGGGCGACGCCCTGCTCGCCCTGGCCAACGAGATGGGCGCGCGCTACGGCAATCCGCGCCTGTCCTGGCTGCTGGCCAGGGGCATCATGGAGACCGCCGCGGGCGAGATCGAGGAGATCGAATTTTCGCGCAACCCGTCGCTGGACCGCGATATCTACATGCGCATCATCATTGGCAAGACCGCGCGGCTCATCGAGTGCGCCTGCCGGTGCGGCGTGGCCCTGGCGGGCGGTTCGCCCGAACGCGAGGACGCGGCCGGCGAGTTCGGCCTGAACCTGGGCATCGCCTTCCAGCTGGTGGACGACGCCCTGGACTACGCCTCGCCCACGTCCGAGACGGGCAAGCCCGAGGGCGGCGACCTGAGGGAGGGCAAGGTCACCCTGCCGCTCATCCTGCTCATGGAGGAGGGCGACGAGGCCGGGACCGAGGTTCTGCTGGAGGCGTTGAAGGAAGGGAGCCTGAGCGAGGCCCAGGCCGCCGACATCCTGGACCAGGTCCGGGAGGGGGGCTATTCCGGCAAGACCAGGGAGGAGGCCGCCCTGTACGTGGAAAAGGCCAAGGCGTGCCTGGAGGGCTTCAAGCCCGGCGAGGAACTGGTCGTGCTCAGGCAGGCCGCGGATTTTGTGTTGACCCGAACCAAGTGA
- the mqnB gene encoding futalosine hydrolase codes for MLLVLTATANEMRAAFPAAPAVGQGGTAGYEIGGRAVLLGVTGVGLLNTALCAGQWLVRPDVDGVVDLGIAGGYDLGGTPMGAICFAGAEVWPEYGLLDAHGAADPMGLGFAQAETGGGKVWNRLELSPERDAERMGLVLGDGWGRATGVTVSGVTGTRERADRLRLSCDGHMENMEGFAAAYAAALRGLPFLEVRTISNLVGSREPGDWNLKGALRSLHGAANTLFAA; via the coding sequence GTGCTCCTGGTCCTGACCGCCACGGCCAACGAGATGCGGGCCGCCTTCCCGGCGGCGCCCGCCGTGGGCCAGGGCGGGACGGCCGGGTACGAAATCGGCGGCCGGGCCGTGCTTCTGGGCGTGACCGGCGTGGGGCTGCTGAACACCGCCCTGTGCGCCGGGCAATGGCTGGTTCGCCCGGACGTGGACGGGGTGGTTGATCTCGGCATCGCCGGGGGGTACGACCTCGGCGGGACGCCCATGGGCGCCATCTGCTTTGCCGGGGCGGAGGTCTGGCCGGAATACGGCCTGCTGGACGCGCACGGCGCGGCCGATCCCATGGGGCTCGGCTTTGCCCAGGCCGAGACGGGCGGCGGCAAGGTCTGGAACCGGCTCGAACTTTCGCCCGAGCGCGACGCCGAACGCATGGGCCTGGTCCTGGGGGACGGCTGGGGGCGCGCCACGGGCGTGACCGTGTCCGGCGTGACCGGAACCCGGGAGCGGGCGGACCGGCTGAGGCTGTCCTGCGACGGGCACATGGAGAACATGGAGGGGTTTGCGGCGGCCTATGCCGCCGCCCTGCGCGGGCTCCCTTTCCTGGAGGTGCGGACCATCTCCAACCTGGTGGGTTCCCGCGAACCCGGCGACTGGAATCTGAAGGGCGCGTTGAGGTCGCTTCACGGCGCGGCAAACACGCTTTTTGCCGCGTAA
- a CDS encoding nucleotide sugar dehydrogenase, with protein sequence MVDFERLQAREDAIAVVGLGYVGLPLAVALGRHFRVLGVDVSEKRVAELKQRLDRTNEVDFSTVGDDVDLTFTADLKDLEKARLILVAVPTPIDEFRTPDLRPVRGASTSVGRHLQPGSVVVYESTVYPGLTEEVCVPILEAESGLSCGTDFTVGYSPERINPGDKVHRLETIAKVVAGQDEPTGRLLQQVYGSVVEAGTHLAPDIRTAEAAKVIENTQRDLNIALMNELALIFEKMGIDTLDVLEAAGTKWNFLPFRPGLVGGHCIGVDPYYLTFKAQALGLHPHVILAGREINDNMGKYVAEATIKRLIKSDCKIMGARVGVLGLTFKENVPDLRNTRVVDILAELDDYGVEVLVHDAEADREEAERELGVSLRSLDEMRGLDALILAVPHAAYKDIAVSELKGWFADPDRALVVDVKGFFDRAELAAESVAYWRL encoded by the coding sequence ATGGTTGATTTTGAGCGGTTGCAGGCCAGGGAAGACGCCATTGCCGTGGTCGGACTGGGCTATGTGGGACTGCCCCTGGCCGTGGCCCTGGGAAGGCATTTTCGGGTGCTCGGCGTGGACGTGTCCGAAAAGCGCGTGGCCGAGCTGAAACAACGCCTGGACAGGACCAACGAAGTGGATTTTTCCACCGTGGGCGACGACGTGGACCTGACCTTCACCGCCGATCTGAAGGACCTGGAAAAGGCCCGGCTCATCCTGGTGGCCGTGCCCACGCCCATAGACGAATTCCGCACCCCGGACCTGCGCCCCGTGCGCGGGGCCTCCACCTCGGTGGGCAGGCACCTGCAGCCCGGCTCGGTGGTGGTCTACGAATCCACTGTCTATCCCGGCCTGACCGAGGAGGTCTGCGTGCCCATCCTGGAGGCCGAGTCCGGCCTGTCCTGCGGCACCGACTTCACCGTGGGCTACTCGCCCGAGCGCATCAACCCGGGCGACAAGGTCCACCGCCTGGAGACCATCGCCAAGGTCGTGGCCGGGCAGGACGAGCCCACGGGCAGGCTGCTCCAGCAGGTCTACGGCTCCGTGGTCGAGGCGGGCACCCACCTGGCCCCGGACATCCGCACGGCCGAGGCGGCCAAGGTCATCGAGAACACCCAGCGCGACCTGAATATCGCGCTGATGAACGAACTGGCCCTGATCTTCGAGAAGATGGGCATCGACACCCTGGACGTGCTCGAGGCCGCGGGCACCAAATGGAATTTCCTGCCGTTTCGGCCCGGCCTGGTGGGCGGCCACTGCATCGGCGTGGACCCGTACTACCTGACCTTCAAGGCCCAGGCCCTGGGGCTGCACCCCCACGTCATCCTGGCCGGCCGCGAGATCAACGACAACATGGGCAAGTACGTCGCCGAGGCGACCATCAAGCGGCTGATCAAGAGCGACTGCAAGATCATGGGCGCGCGCGTGGGCGTGCTCGGCCTGACCTTCAAGGAGAACGTGCCCGACCTGCGCAACACCCGCGTGGTGGACATCCTGGCCGAGCTTGACGACTACGGCGTGGAGGTCCTGGTCCACGACGCCGAGGCGGACCGCGAGGAGGCCGAGCGGGAACTGGGCGTTTCCCTGCGCTCCCTCGACGAGATGCGCGGCCTGGACGCCCTGATCCTGGCCGTGCCGCACGCCGCGTACAAGGACATCGCCGTGAGCGAACTGAAGGGCTGGTTCGCGGACCCGGACAGGGCGCTGGTGGTGGACGTGAAGGGATTTTTCGACCGGGCCGAACTGGCGGCCGAATCCGTCGCCTACTGGCGGCTGTAG
- a CDS encoding DUF2065 domain-containing protein, translating into MNIDWSLLIAAIGLAFVFEGIPYFLFAERMPRLLTRLAIQPPKFLRFIGLAAIILGLLVISFGRSLSQ; encoded by the coding sequence ATGAACATCGACTGGTCGCTTCTCATCGCCGCCATCGGGCTGGCCTTCGTCTTCGAGGGCATTCCCTATTTCCTGTTCGCCGAACGGATGCCCCGGCTGCTGACCCGGCTGGCCATCCAGCCGCCAAAATTCCTGCGCTTCATCGGGCTCGCGGCCATCATCCTCGGTCTGCTCGTCATCTCGTTCGGCCGCTCCTTATCCCAATAA
- a CDS encoding ubiquinone/menaquinone biosynthesis methyltransferase, which yields MARPECASHTGASTHAEHGRRVADMFGRIAGWYDFLNHALSGGQDIYWRYRLARAARPEPGGLILDLAAGTMDVSVELLRQYPGCKVAALDFALPMLENGKAKKLKKGREELIFPVQADGRALPLPDDSMSAATIAFGIRNILPREAAYAEFLRVLKPGARLCILEFGTGSKRVWKGLYNFYLDKVLPFLGDRISGDPGAYRYLAETIKSFPDERALGEELLEAGFTRVYNVPMMSGIVYLHVAEAPGGRRSEAVPEEVVSKEEPAKKTAAKKAASKKKTAPKKAAKA from the coding sequence ATGGCCCGCCCCGAATGCGCGTCCCACACCGGGGCGTCCACCCATGCCGAGCACGGCAGGCGGGTGGCGGACATGTTCGGCCGTATCGCCGGGTGGTACGACTTCCTGAACCACGCCCTGTCCGGGGGCCAGGACATCTACTGGCGCTACCGGCTGGCCAGGGCGGCCCGCCCCGAGCCGGGCGGCCTGATCCTGGACCTGGCCGCGGGCACCATGGACGTGTCCGTGGAACTGCTTCGGCAGTATCCCGGCTGCAAGGTGGCGGCGCTCGACTTCGCCCTGCCCATGCTCGAAAACGGCAAGGCCAAGAAGCTGAAAAAGGGCCGTGAGGAGCTCATCTTTCCGGTCCAGGCCGACGGCCGGGCCCTGCCCCTGCCGGACGACTCCATGAGCGCGGCGACCATCGCCTTCGGCATCCGCAACATCCTGCCCCGCGAGGCGGCCTACGCCGAGTTCCTGCGGGTGCTCAAGCCCGGCGCGCGGCTGTGCATCCTCGAGTTCGGCACCGGGTCGAAAAGGGTCTGGAAGGGGCTGTACAATTTCTACCTGGACAAGGTCCTGCCGTTTCTCGGCGACCGCATCTCCGGCGATCCGGGCGCTTACCGGTATCTTGCCGAGACGATCAAGAGTTTTCCGGACGAGCGGGCTCTGGGCGAGGAACTGCTTGAAGCGGGTTTTACGCGGGTCTACAACGTCCCCATGATGTCCGGCATCGTCTACCTGCACGTGGCCGAGGCCCCGGGCGGGCGGAGGAGCGAAGCTGTTCCGGAAGAGGTCGTTTCGAAGGAAGAGCCCGCGAAGAAGACTGCCGCGAAGAAGGCTGCTTCAAAGAAAAAAACGGCACCGAAGAAGGCGGCGAAGGCCTGA
- a CDS encoding DMT family protein codes for MRIPLFTALLLTASNVFMTFAWYAHLKELNQRPWYVAALISWGIALFEYLIQVPANRLGYTTLSLPQLKIMQEVIALAVFAPFCLLYMHQPLKLDYLWAALCLLGAVYFIFRS; via the coding sequence ATGCGCATTCCGCTTTTCACCGCCCTGCTGCTCACGGCCTCCAACGTGTTCATGACCTTTGCCTGGTACGCCCATCTCAAAGAACTCAACCAGCGCCCTTGGTACGTGGCCGCCCTGATAAGCTGGGGCATCGCCCTGTTCGAATACCTGATCCAGGTCCCGGCCAACCGGCTGGGCTATACCACCCTCTCCCTGCCGCAGCTCAAGATCATGCAGGAGGTCATCGCCCTGGCCGTGTTCGCGCCGTTTTGCCTGCTGTACATGCACCAGCCCCTCAAGCTCGACTACCTCTGGGCCGCCCTCTGCCTGCTCGGCGCGGTGTATTTCATCTTCCGGTCGTGA
- a CDS encoding CreA family protein, with translation MHSLDFLKNRRRKRTRLIRALLLVLLACGLFPAPVASEVIGSVDTVFHMFSRDDDIVVEAFDDPDVAGVTCYLSRARKGGVKGMIGVAEDPSDASLMCLATGDIEVPDRVRSGKADGDKVFRKGTSLVFKSMQVVRFYDQKRDVLVYMVYSDRVVEGSPKNSITCVKVQ, from the coding sequence ATGCATTCTCTAGACTTTCTCAAGAACAGACGCCGGAAGCGAACCCGGCTCATCCGGGCGCTCCTGCTGGTTCTGCTGGCGTGCGGCCTGTTTCCCGCGCCCGTGGCCTCCGAGGTCATCGGCAGCGTGGACACGGTCTTCCACATGTTCTCGCGGGACGACGACATCGTGGTCGAGGCCTTCGACGACCCGGACGTGGCCGGGGTGACCTGCTACCTGAGCCGGGCCCGCAAGGGCGGGGTCAAGGGCATGATCGGCGTGGCCGAGGACCCGTCCGACGCCTCGCTCATGTGCCTGGCCACCGGGGACATCGAGGTGCCCGACCGGGTCAGGAGCGGCAAGGCCGACGGGGACAAGGTGTTCAGGAAGGGCACCTCGCTGGTCTTCAAGTCCATGCAGGTGGTCCGCTTCTACGACCAAAAGCGGGACGTCCTCGTGTACATGGTCTACAGCGACCGGGTGGTCGAGGGTTCGCCCAAGAACAGCATCACCTGCGTCAAGGTGCAATGA
- the secA gene encoding preprotein translocase subunit SecA: MLKKIFGSKNDRYLKKLNPIIAQINALEPEMEGLADSDFPVKIAAWKGQVAAGEKTLDDLLPECFALVREAGKRAFDPPMRHFDVQLIGGMVLHQGKIAEMKTGEGKTLVATLAVVLNALSGKGVHVVTVNDYLASRDAEWMGRLYNFLGLTYGVIVHGLTDQERQVAYAADITYGTNNEFGFDYLRDNMKFYKEQLVQRPLNFAIVDEVDSILIDEARTPLIISGPGEKSSGLYRRVDAIVPKLVKSSPMDPEDKEAVPDGDFVLDEKTKSITLTDAGVEKIEGLLGVDNLFDPQNIALQHHVLQAVKAHHCFIKDVEYIVKDDQVVLVDEFTGRLMPGRRLSDGLHQAIEAKENVKVEAENQTLASITFQNFFRMYDKLAGMTGTADTEAVEFQQIYGLAVVVIPTNMPMVRKDNPDSIYKTQEEKYKAIAEDIEACYKSGQPTLVGTVSIEKSELLSNLLKKRRVPHNVLNAKQHEREAEIVLEAGHKGKVTIATNMAGRGTDIKLGEGVRELGGLHIIGTERHESRRIDNQLRGRAGRQGDPGSSRFYLALDDDLMRLFGSDRLKGIMEKLGLEDGMAIENKMVSNAIEKSQTRVEGHHYEIRKQLLEYDDVMNQQREAIYGLRRELMESGEVEPIAREYAEDLLEEILEPALDMKGGTDKETEESVRARLEEVFNFERFPEWGKSGLPDMDQAHKWVDDIFAYLRAATGDHYQEILRYFLLDSLDRNWKEHLLNMDHLRDGIGLRGYGQKDPKQEYKREGFELFSELIYTIKENALRSFSHLRIQAEVKDDEFKHEETDDLQYTDSESAGEKKPATVRKDAKISRNALCPCGSGKKYKKCCGA, from the coding sequence ATGCTCAAAAAGATCTTCGGTTCCAAGAACGACCGATACCTGAAGAAACTCAACCCGATCATCGCGCAGATCAATGCGCTCGAACCGGAGATGGAGGGGCTGGCCGACAGCGACTTCCCGGTCAAGATCGCGGCCTGGAAAGGGCAGGTGGCCGCGGGCGAGAAGACCCTCGACGACCTGCTGCCCGAATGCTTCGCCCTGGTCCGCGAGGCGGGCAAACGCGCCTTCGACCCGCCCATGCGCCACTTCGACGTCCAGCTTATCGGCGGCATGGTCCTGCACCAGGGCAAGATCGCGGAGATGAAGACCGGTGAGGGCAAGACGCTGGTCGCCACCCTGGCCGTGGTCCTCAACGCCCTGTCCGGCAAGGGCGTGCACGTGGTCACGGTCAACGACTACCTGGCCTCGCGCGACGCCGAATGGATGGGCCGGCTCTACAATTTCCTCGGCCTGACCTACGGGGTCATCGTCCACGGTCTGACCGACCAGGAACGCCAGGTGGCCTACGCGGCGGACATCACCTACGGAACGAACAACGAGTTCGGCTTCGACTACCTGCGCGACAACATGAAATTCTACAAGGAGCAGCTGGTCCAGCGGCCGCTCAACTTCGCCATCGTGGACGAGGTGGACTCCATCCTCATCGACGAGGCGCGGACCCCGCTGATCATCTCCGGCCCGGGCGAGAAGTCGTCCGGCCTGTACCGCCGCGTGGACGCCATCGTGCCCAAGCTGGTCAAATCCAGCCCCATGGACCCCGAGGACAAGGAGGCCGTGCCCGACGGCGACTTCGTCCTGGACGAGAAGACCAAGTCCATCACCCTGACCGACGCGGGCGTGGAGAAGATCGAGGGGCTGCTCGGCGTGGACAACCTGTTCGACCCGCAGAACATCGCCCTCCAGCACCACGTGCTCCAGGCGGTCAAGGCGCACCACTGCTTCATCAAGGACGTGGAATACATCGTCAAGGACGACCAGGTCGTGCTGGTAGACGAGTTCACCGGCCGCCTCATGCCGGGCCGCCGGTTGTCCGACGGGCTGCACCAGGCCATCGAGGCCAAGGAGAACGTCAAGGTCGAGGCCGAGAACCAGACGCTGGCCTCCATCACCTTCCAGAACTTTTTCCGCATGTACGACAAGCTGGCCGGCATGACCGGCACGGCCGACACCGAGGCCGTGGAGTTCCAGCAGATCTACGGCCTCGCGGTCGTGGTCATCCCGACCAACATGCCCATGGTCCGCAAGGACAACCCGGACTCCATCTACAAGACCCAGGAAGAGAAATACAAGGCCATCGCCGAGGACATCGAGGCGTGCTACAAGAGCGGCCAGCCCACCCTGGTGGGCACGGTCTCCATCGAGAAATCCGAACTGCTCTCCAACCTGCTGAAGAAACGCAGGGTCCCGCACAACGTGCTCAACGCCAAACAGCATGAGCGCGAGGCCGAGATCGTCCTGGAGGCGGGCCACAAGGGCAAGGTGACCATCGCCACCAACATGGCCGGCCGCGGCACCGACATCAAGCTCGGCGAGGGCGTCCGCGAACTGGGCGGCCTGCACATCATCGGCACCGAGCGCCACGAATCCCGGCGCATCGACAACCAGTTGCGCGGCCGCGCGGGCCGCCAGGGCGATCCGGGCTCGTCCCGCTTCTACCTGGCGCTGGACGACGACCTCATGCGCCTGTTCGGCTCCGACCGCCTCAAGGGCATCATGGAAAAATTGGGTCTCGAAGACGGCATGGCCATCGAGAACAAGATGGTATCAAACGCCATCGAGAAATCCCAGACCCGCGTGGAAGGCCACCACTACGAAATCCGCAAGCAGCTGCTCGAATACGACGACGTCATGAACCAGCAGCGCGAGGCCATCTACGGCCTGCGCCGCGAGCTCATGGAGTCCGGGGAGGTCGAACCCATCGCCCGGGAGTACGCCGAGGACCTCCTGGAGGAGATTCTCGAGCCCGCCCTGGACATGAAGGGCGGGACGGACAAGGAGACCGAGGAATCGGTCCGTGCCCGCCTGGAGGAGGTCTTCAACTTCGAGCGCTTTCCGGAGTGGGGCAAGTCCGGCCTGCCCGACATGGATCAGGCCCACAAGTGGGTGGACGACATCTTCGCCTACCTGCGCGCCGCCACCGGCGATCACTACCAGGAGATCCTGCGCTACTTCCTGCTCGACTCGCTGGACCGCAACTGGAAGGAGCACCTGCTGAACATGGACCATCTGCGCGACGGCATCGGCCTGCGCGGGTACGGTCAGAAGGACCCCAAGCAGGAGTACAAGCGCGAGGGGTTCGAGCTCTTCTCCGAGCTGATCTACACCATCAAGGAGAACGCCCTGCGCTCCTTCTCCCACCTGCGCATCCAGGCCGAGGTCAAGGACGACGAGTTCAAGCACGAGGAGACGGACGACCTCCAGTACACGGACAGCGAGTCCGCGGGCGAGAAGAAGCCCGCCACGGTGCGCAAGGACGCCAAGATATCGCGCAACGCCCTCTGCCCCTGCGGCAGCGGCAAGAAATACAAGAAGTGCTGCGGGGCCTAG